A genomic region of Pseudomonas sp. MPC6 contains the following coding sequences:
- a CDS encoding DUF1145 domain-containing protein has protein sequence MKVFWWLGKLLTLLFWLVVLVNLLVPFVYPLHVLVNMAGSLLAGLHLLEAVFCFRSLRGRAHPWLDRLKVLFFGVYHLQTIPAPTVSKASHA, from the coding sequence GAAGCTGTTGACCCTGCTGTTCTGGCTGGTAGTGCTGGTCAACCTGCTCGTGCCGTTTGTCTATCCGCTGCACGTGTTGGTCAATATGGCCGGCAGCCTGCTGGCAGGCCTTCATCTGCTGGAGGCGGTGTTCTGCTTTCGCAGCCTCAGAGGCCGCGCCCACCCTTGGCTTGATCGCCTGAAGGTGCTCTTTTTCGGTGTTTACCACCTGCAAACCATCCCGGCTCCTACCGTATCGAAGGCTTCCCATGCGTAA
- a CDS encoding collagen-like protein gives MRKLCLLAALVSPLACAQVVSVETNSLMRLPNTASTLRLERLEVADYGTLLIPSNVTEVSVDQLHLGREARIAIVPSEQALALKVSRAQLAEGSQITARGAPGTFLKAARAGRNLTLQIKTLDAPQLSVDARGGAGAPGFVGLDGANGQAPGCTWGQAGRGADGTNGSDGQPGAAGALVRLEVPRDYPAERIKVQVAGGAGGMAGPGGKPGAGGKAKGCLVYKADGGKNGRPGADGQPGPAGAEGSVTVQRL, from the coding sequence ATGCGTAAACTCTGTCTGCTCGCCGCACTCGTCAGCCCATTGGCCTGCGCTCAGGTGGTAAGCGTCGAAACCAATTCGCTGATGCGCTTGCCCAACACCGCCAGCACCTTGCGCCTGGAACGCCTGGAAGTGGCCGATTATGGCACTTTGCTAATCCCGTCGAACGTGACCGAAGTGAGCGTCGACCAACTGCACCTGGGGCGCGAAGCGCGGATCGCGATCGTGCCCAGCGAACAGGCACTGGCGCTGAAAGTCAGTCGTGCCCAATTGGCCGAAGGCAGCCAGATCACCGCGCGCGGTGCGCCGGGCACCTTCCTCAAGGCTGCCCGTGCCGGGCGCAACCTGACGTTGCAGATCAAGACGCTGGATGCGCCGCAATTGTCGGTAGACGCTCGCGGTGGCGCCGGCGCACCGGGGTTTGTCGGTCTGGATGGGGCCAACGGGCAGGCACCGGGTTGCACCTGGGGCCAGGCCGGTCGCGGAGCCGATGGCACCAATGGCAGCGACGGCCAGCCGGGGGCCGCGGGTGCGCTGGTCCGGCTGGAAGTGCCGCGCGATTACCCGGCGGAACGGATCAAGGTCCAGGTCGCGGGCGGTGCCGGTGGCATGGCCGGACCCGGCGGCAAGCCGGGGGCGGGTGGCAAGGCCAAGGGCTGCCTGGTGTACAAGGCCGATGGCGGCAAGAACGGGCGCCCAGGGGCTGATGGCCAGCCAGGGCCTGCGGGTGCGGAAGGTTCGGTGACTGTCCAGCGGTTGTAA
- a CDS encoding DUF2269 family protein, protein MTPFGIVYTLHVLSALVWVGGMFFAWMVLRPAAMKALEGPARLKLWVEVFQGFFRWVWVAVVLLPISGVGMIHLQYAGFEAAPRYVQVMMGLYVVMTALFIRIQALMLPELRVAVTAQDWPTGAAVLGRIRRLVGINLVVGLVLVAIAAARPMF, encoded by the coding sequence ATGACACCTTTTGGCATCGTTTATACCCTGCATGTCCTGTCCGCCCTGGTCTGGGTCGGCGGCATGTTTTTCGCCTGGATGGTCTTGCGGCCTGCCGCGATGAAGGCGCTGGAGGGGCCTGCCCGGTTGAAACTGTGGGTCGAAGTGTTTCAAGGATTTTTCCGCTGGGTCTGGGTGGCGGTGGTGCTTTTGCCGATCAGCGGCGTGGGCATGATTCATCTGCAGTACGCCGGGTTTGAGGCCGCGCCACGTTATGTGCAGGTGATGATGGGCTTGTATGTGGTGATGACTGCGCTGTTTATCCGGATCCAGGCATTGATGTTGCCTGAGTTGCGTGTTGCGGTAACGGCGCAGGATTGGCCGACGGGGGCGGCGGTGCTGGGGAGGATTCGCCGGTTGGTGGGGATCAATCTGGTGGTCGGGCTGGTGCTGGTGGCAATTGCTGCGGCGCGTCCGATGTTTTGA
- the dinG gene encoding ATP-dependent DNA helicase DinG, which yields MISTELKTTIQGAYSRFLEAKSLKPRYGQRLMIAEIAKVLGAIDTDDEGRRSGDPAIVAVEAGTGTGKTVAYSLAAIPTAKAAGKRLVIATATVALQEQIVYKDLPDLMRNSGLNFSFALAKGRGRYMCLSKLDMLLQEGHAQTATAQLFEEEGFKIEVDEASQKLFTSMIEKLAGNKWDGDRDSWSTALEDADWARLTTDHSQCTNRHCPNFGQCAFYKAREGMGKVDVIVTNHDMVLADLALGGGAVLPDPRDTIYVFDEGHHLPDKAIGHFAHYTRLRSTADWLEATAKNLTKLLAQHPLPGDLGKLLEQVPELAREIKTQQQFMFTACEQVADFKPGEDVEGRERPRHRFVGGVIPEHMREMGIELKKAFARLTDLFTRLTELLKEGMDGEVNIGIASNQAEEWYPLFGSLLSRSSGNWELWTAFTAEDPEDNPPMARWLTLAESGSLFDIEVNASPILAAEMLRRNLWNVAYGALVTSATLTALGTFDRFRMRAGLPKKAVTAVVPSPFHHADAGVLRVPDLKADPRDAPAHTAAIIRDLPALVEGSRGTLVLFSSRKQMQDVFDGLDRDWRKQVFIQGNLSKQETLNKHKARVDGGDSSVLFGLASFAEGVDLPGAYCEHVVIAKIPFSVPDDPVEAALAEWIEARGGNPFMEISVPDASLKLVQACGRLLRTEEDRGTITLLDRRLVTQRYGKAILNALPPFRREIS from the coding sequence ATGATCAGCACCGAACTCAAAACCACGATCCAGGGCGCCTACTCGCGTTTTCTCGAAGCCAAGAGCCTCAAGCCACGCTACGGACAACGCCTGATGATCGCCGAAATTGCCAAGGTCCTCGGTGCCATCGACACCGACGACGAAGGCCGGCGCAGTGGCGACCCCGCGATTGTCGCGGTGGAAGCCGGCACCGGTACCGGTAAAACCGTGGCCTACAGCCTCGCGGCCATCCCCACGGCCAAGGCTGCCGGCAAACGCCTGGTGATCGCCACGGCCACCGTGGCCCTGCAAGAGCAGATCGTCTACAAGGACCTGCCCGACCTGATGCGCAACAGCGGGCTGAACTTCAGCTTTGCCCTGGCAAAGGGGCGCGGGCGCTATATGTGCCTGTCCAAACTCGACATGTTGCTCCAGGAAGGCCATGCGCAAACGGCCACGGCGCAATTGTTCGAAGAAGAAGGCTTCAAGATCGAGGTCGACGAGGCCAGCCAGAAGCTGTTCACCAGCATGATCGAGAAGCTTGCCGGCAATAAGTGGGACGGCGACCGCGACAGTTGGTCCACCGCGCTGGAAGACGCCGACTGGGCGCGCCTGACCACCGATCACAGCCAGTGCACCAACCGCCATTGCCCCAATTTCGGCCAATGCGCCTTCTACAAGGCCCGCGAAGGCATGGGCAAGGTCGACGTCATCGTCACCAACCACGACATGGTCCTGGCTGACCTGGCCCTGGGCGGCGGCGCGGTATTGCCCGATCCGCGCGACACCATCTACGTTTTCGACGAAGGCCATCACCTGCCGGACAAGGCCATCGGCCACTTCGCCCACTACACACGCCTGCGTTCCACCGCCGACTGGCTCGAAGCCACCGCCAAGAACCTGACCAAACTCCTGGCCCAGCACCCGCTGCCCGGGGATCTGGGCAAGTTGCTCGAGCAGGTGCCGGAGCTGGCGCGAGAGATCAAGACCCAGCAGCAGTTCATGTTCACCGCCTGCGAGCAGGTCGCCGATTTCAAGCCCGGTGAAGACGTCGAAGGCCGCGAGCGCCCGCGCCATCGTTTCGTCGGCGGGGTCATTCCCGAGCACATGCGCGAAATGGGCATCGAGCTGAAGAAGGCTTTTGCCCGTCTGACCGACCTGTTCACCCGGCTGACCGAACTGCTCAAGGAAGGCATGGACGGCGAGGTCAACATCGGCATCGCGAGCAACCAGGCGGAAGAGTGGTATCCGCTGTTTGGCAGCCTGTTGTCCCGTTCTTCGGGCAATTGGGAGCTGTGGACCGCCTTCACCGCCGAGGACCCGGAAGACAACCCGCCCATGGCCCGTTGGCTGACCCTGGCTGAAAGCGGTTCGCTGTTCGACATCGAGGTCAACGCCAGCCCGATCCTCGCGGCGGAAATGCTCCGCCGCAATCTGTGGAACGTGGCTTACGGCGCGCTGGTGACCTCGGCGACCCTGACCGCGCTCGGTACATTCGACCGTTTTCGCATGCGCGCCGGCCTGCCGAAAAAAGCCGTGACCGCGGTGGTGCCGAGCCCGTTCCATCACGCCGACGCTGGCGTGCTGCGGGTGCCGGACCTGAAAGCCGACCCGCGTGATGCGCCGGCCCACACCGCGGCTATCATCCGTGACTTGCCGGCGCTGGTGGAAGGCTCGCGCGGCACCCTGGTGCTGTTCTCCTCGCGCAAACAGATGCAGGACGTGTTCGACGGCCTGGATCGCGACTGGCGCAAACAGGTGTTCATTCAAGGCAACCTGTCGAAACAGGAAACCCTGAACAAGCACAAGGCGCGGGTCGACGGCGGCGACTCCAGCGTGCTGTTCGGCCTGGCGAGTTTCGCCGAAGGGGTCGACTTGCCCGGTGCGTATTGCGAGCACGTGGTGATCGCGAAGATTCCGTTCTCGGTGCCCGATGACCCGGTCGAAGCGGCCCTGGCCGAATGGATCGAGGCCCGGGGCGGCAATCCGTTCATGGAAATCTCGGTGCCGGATGCCTCGTTGAAGCTGGTCCAGGCTTGCGGGCGCTTGCTGCGCACCGAGGAAGACCGCGGCACCATCACCTTGCTCGATCGGCGCCTGGTGACCCAGCGCTACGGCAAGGCGATCCTCAATGCGTTGCCGCCATTCCGTCGTGAAATTTCCTGA
- a CDS encoding beta-agarase yields the protein MIRRSLRRSLPSVFALMFAAPVLAAPAGQQTLFNFVRPADVVQVATQDASLPQSNAEQTAEGEVLRRVTFNPVAQPTLRLSPQTGAWDWSQSGFMSLRIQSAMNWAVTLYVKIQSNDGKILVSRVDLPAGPAQTLLVPLQPFTPLSLGMKAGPPMPMTFDGQRVLLASSAGELERSQVVSVTLSMDQPKVAQSILLERFGVQEGDAVTKAAYGGLVDAYGQSTRAKWPEKIGNDEQLKSAAAKEQQQLKTWLAELRKSSLDTFGGWDKGPAFKASGFFRTEKRDGRWYLVTPEGHPFYSLGVNTMTPDVNRTYIAGREWMFESLPKPDELLASHYGEGDNRGGNGADQGRGYNAGRWYDFYGANLQRLYGEPCALGSDTKAGVAEAAKADAVEATVEKGAGQLAAPVATESKAGVAEAAKADAVEATIEKAAVAQPCKALVDEKQWASHALDRLQAWGFNTVGNWSAPVLANADRMPYTLPLSIVGDYASISTGNDWWGGMPDPFDPRFAMATERAVAIAARDHRDDPWLIGYFADNELAWAGPGDDPKARYALAYGTLKMTTDVPAKRAFLKQLRDKYRNQAGLSKAWGIDLPAWELMEDPGFVPPLPSAEYPEIEADFKYFQKVFADTYFKTISDSLKWHAPNQLLLGGRFAISTPEAVASCAQYCDVLSFNMYTLQPQDGYDFAALRSLDKPVLITEFNFGSADRGPFWGGVTQLAKEEDRGPAYANFLKQAMNEPSIVGVHWFQYLDQPVTGRLQDGENGHFGLVGITDLPFQGFVDSVRKSNLAMVDQWSKEAGKGKAKAEKASHDAAGGRQGDAGKGPGQGAGQAGGHSADGH from the coding sequence ATGATTCGCCGTTCGCTGCGCCGTTCGTTACCTTCCGTGTTTGCCCTGATGTTTGCAGCCCCTGTGTTGGCGGCGCCTGCCGGCCAGCAGACGCTGTTCAACTTTGTGCGCCCCGCCGACGTGGTCCAAGTGGCGACTCAGGACGCCAGCCTGCCGCAATCCAACGCCGAACAAACGGCCGAAGGCGAAGTGTTGCGGCGGGTGACGTTCAACCCGGTGGCGCAGCCCACCTTGCGCCTGAGCCCGCAAACCGGTGCCTGGGACTGGTCGCAGTCGGGTTTCATGAGCCTGCGGATTCAAAGCGCGATGAATTGGGCCGTGACCCTGTACGTCAAGATCCAGAGCAATGACGGCAAGATCCTGGTCAGTCGAGTCGATCTGCCGGCCGGCCCTGCGCAAACCTTGCTCGTGCCGCTGCAGCCGTTTACGCCCTTGAGCCTGGGCATGAAAGCCGGGCCGCCGATGCCGATGACCTTTGACGGTCAGCGCGTATTGCTGGCCAGCAGCGCGGGCGAGCTGGAGCGCAGCCAGGTGGTGTCGGTGACCTTGTCGATGGATCAGCCGAAAGTCGCCCAGAGCATCCTGCTCGAGCGCTTCGGCGTGCAGGAAGGCGACGCGGTGACCAAAGCGGCCTATGGCGGTCTGGTGGACGCTTACGGGCAGTCCACTCGCGCCAAATGGCCAGAGAAGATCGGCAACGACGAACAACTCAAAAGCGCTGCGGCCAAAGAACAGCAACAGCTGAAAACCTGGCTGGCCGAGCTTCGGAAATCGTCGTTGGACACCTTCGGAGGCTGGGACAAAGGCCCGGCCTTCAAGGCCAGTGGCTTTTTCCGCACTGAGAAACGTGACGGTCGCTGGTACCTGGTGACGCCCGAAGGGCATCCGTTCTACTCGCTAGGGGTCAACACCATGACCCCGGACGTCAATCGGACCTACATCGCCGGACGCGAGTGGATGTTCGAATCCCTGCCCAAGCCCGACGAACTGCTGGCCAGTCACTATGGTGAAGGCGATAACCGCGGCGGCAATGGTGCCGATCAAGGCCGTGGCTATAACGCCGGTCGCTGGTACGACTTCTATGGGGCCAACCTGCAGCGCCTGTATGGCGAACCGTGTGCCCTGGGCAGCGACACCAAGGCCGGGGTTGCCGAAGCGGCCAAGGCCGACGCCGTCGAGGCGACGGTCGAGAAGGGCGCCGGGCAACTTGCCGCACCCGTGGCTACCGAGTCCAAGGCCGGAGTTGCCGAAGCGGCCAAGGCCGACGCCGTCGAAGCCACTATTGAAAAAGCAGCCGTCGCCCAACCCTGCAAAGCGCTGGTCGATGAAAAGCAATGGGCCAGCCATGCGCTTGATCGTCTGCAAGCCTGGGGTTTCAACACCGTCGGTAACTGGAGCGCTCCGGTACTGGCCAACGCTGACCGCATGCCATACACCTTGCCGCTGTCGATCGTCGGCGATTACGCCAGTATCAGCACCGGTAACGACTGGTGGGGCGGCATGCCCGACCCGTTCGACCCGCGATTCGCCATGGCCACCGAACGTGCCGTGGCCATCGCTGCCCGCGACCATCGGGACGATCCGTGGCTGATCGGCTACTTCGCCGATAACGAACTGGCCTGGGCCGGTCCCGGCGACGACCCGAAAGCCCGTTACGCACTGGCCTACGGCACCTTGAAAATGACCACCGACGTGCCGGCCAAACGCGCGTTCCTCAAGCAACTGCGGGACAAATACCGCAACCAGGCTGGCCTGTCCAAAGCCTGGGGCATCGACCTGCCCGCCTGGGAATTGATGGAAGACCCGGGCTTCGTGCCGCCACTGCCGAGCGCTGAATACCCGGAAATCGAAGCCGACTTCAAATACTTCCAGAAGGTCTTCGCCGACACCTACTTCAAGACCATCTCCGACTCGCTGAAGTGGCATGCGCCGAATCAGCTGTTGCTGGGCGGCCGCTTCGCCATCAGCACGCCGGAAGCCGTGGCGTCCTGCGCCCAGTATTGCGACGTGTTGAGTTTCAACATGTACACCCTGCAACCGCAGGACGGCTATGACTTCGCCGCGCTGCGCAGCCTGGACAAACCGGTGCTGATCACCGAGTTCAACTTCGGCTCCGCGGATCGGGGCCCGTTCTGGGGGGGCGTGACGCAATTGGCCAAAGAAGAGGACCGTGGGCCGGCCTACGCGAACTTCCTCAAACAGGCGATGAACGAACCGTCGATTGTCGGGGTGCATTGGTTCCAGTACCTCGATCAACCGGTGACCGGGCGTCTGCAGGATGGTGAGAACGGGCACTTTGGCCTGGTGGGTATCACCGACCTGCCGTTCCAGGGGTTCGTCGACAGTGTGCGCAAGAGCAATCTGGCGATGGTCGATCAATGGAGTAAAGAGGCCGGGAAGGGCAAAGCCAAAGCGGAGAAAGCCAGCCATGATGCCGCGGGCGGCAGGCAAGGCGACGCCGGCAAGGGTCCGGGGCAGGGCGCTGGCCAGGCGGGTGGGCATTCGGCTGATGGCCACTAG
- a CDS encoding serine hydrolase domain-containing protein encodes MLIQGYYDLKFEAVREAFAALFDDPQERGGALCIQVGGETVVDLWAGSADKDGCEAWHSDTLANLFSCTKTFTAVTALQLVAEGKLQLDVPVARYWPEFAAAGKGSVTLRQLLCHQAGLPALREPLAPEALYDWHTMVDALAAETPWWTPGEGHGYAAITYGWLVGELLRRADGRGPGESIVARVAKPLGLDFHVGLADEEFHRVAHIARGKGNVGDAAAQRLLQVTMREPTAMSTRAFTNPPSIMTSTNKPEWRRMQQPAANGHGNARSLAGFYAGLLDGSLLESDMLDELTREHSLGEDKTLLTRTRFGLGCMLDQPDVANATYGLGPRAFGHPGAGGSIGFADPEYDVAFGFVTNTLGPYVLMDPRAQKLVRVLATCL; translated from the coding sequence GTGCTGATTCAGGGTTATTACGATCTAAAGTTCGAAGCGGTGCGTGAAGCATTCGCGGCGTTGTTCGACGATCCCCAGGAACGTGGCGGCGCGCTGTGCATCCAGGTCGGCGGTGAAACCGTGGTCGATCTTTGGGCGGGCAGCGCCGACAAGGATGGCTGCGAAGCCTGGCACAGCGACACCCTCGCCAACCTGTTCTCCTGCACCAAGACCTTCACCGCCGTGACCGCCCTGCAACTGGTGGCCGAAGGCAAGCTGCAACTGGATGTTCCGGTTGCCCGCTACTGGCCCGAGTTCGCCGCCGCCGGCAAAGGGTCCGTGACCCTGCGCCAGTTGCTCTGCCACCAGGCCGGCCTGCCGGCGCTGCGCGAACCCTTGGCGCCCGAAGCGCTGTACGACTGGCACACCATGGTCGATGCCCTGGCCGCCGAAACGCCCTGGTGGACGCCAGGGGAAGGTCACGGTTACGCCGCGATCACCTATGGCTGGCTGGTCGGCGAGCTGCTGCGGCGTGCCGACGGTCGAGGACCGGGCGAGTCCATTGTGGCCCGCGTTGCCAAGCCGCTGGGGCTGGATTTCCATGTCGGCCTGGCGGACGAAGAATTCCACCGCGTGGCGCACATCGCCCGTGGCAAGGGCAACGTCGGCGATGCGGCGGCCCAGCGTCTGCTACAAGTGACGATGCGCGAACCGACGGCCATGAGCACGCGGGCGTTCACCAACCCGCCGTCGATCATGACCAGCACCAACAAGCCGGAATGGCGCCGGATGCAGCAGCCGGCCGCCAATGGCCACGGCAATGCCCGCAGCCTGGCCGGGTTCTACGCCGGCCTGCTGGATGGCAGCCTGCTGGAAAGCGACATGCTCGACGAGCTGACCCGCGAACACAGCCTCGGCGAAGACAAGACTTTACTGACCCGGACCCGTTTCGGCCTGGGTTGCATGCTTGATCAACCGGACGTCGCCAACGCGACCTACGGCCTTGGCCCTCGCGCCTTCGGCCATCCGGGTGCGGGCGGTTCCATCGGTTTTGCCGATCCGGAATACGACGTGGCCTTCGGTTTTGTGACAAACACCCTGGGGCCGTACGTCTTGATGGATCCCAGGGCGCAAAAGCTGGTGCGGGTACTGGCCACTTGTCTGTAA